One window from the genome of Ensifer canadensis encodes:
- a CDS encoding alpha/beta hydrolase family protein, whose translation MILFRPFFVLLFQVTLLISSAACASVGFQEVEVSDPLDRPIHTAIWYPSNEAPRLQALGDYTQTVAADGPVVGKRLPLVVLSHGTGGSAYGHHDTAFALAEAGFVVVALSHSGDNYADMRHYATRRQLTERPRHISLIIDYMLQTWPQRAAIHPDRVGIFGFSIGGFTSLVALGGKPELSGLIDQCVAFPQRWVCREFGGADSIARSFGAAPLDIVRDERLKAAFVAAPAMPALFLPDGLREVQKPVALWAAELDHIVPVEPDFAIVKSGLPVMPVSHIEPGAGHYSFLAPCTKSQLAALHEICTDTPGFDRAEFHARLNAAVVAFFRRNL comes from the coding sequence ATGATCTTGTTCAGACCGTTTTTCGTGCTTCTTTTTCAGGTTACACTTCTCATATCCTCGGCCGCCTGTGCGAGCGTCGGCTTCCAGGAGGTTGAAGTTTCTGATCCTCTCGATCGGCCTATCCATACAGCGATCTGGTATCCATCGAACGAAGCGCCTCGGTTGCAGGCACTCGGCGATTATACCCAGACCGTTGCCGCCGACGGTCCCGTCGTTGGCAAGCGACTACCCCTGGTGGTCCTCTCGCACGGCACGGGTGGCAGCGCCTACGGCCATCACGATACGGCCTTCGCGCTGGCCGAAGCCGGGTTTGTCGTTGTCGCCCTTTCGCATTCCGGCGACAACTATGCCGACATGCGCCACTACGCCACCCGCAGACAGCTGACCGAGCGGCCGCGGCATATATCGCTGATCATCGACTACATGCTGCAGACCTGGCCGCAGCGTGCTGCAATCCATCCGGATCGTGTCGGCATTTTTGGGTTCTCCATTGGCGGCTTCACGTCGCTCGTCGCCCTGGGTGGCAAGCCTGAGCTTTCCGGTCTGATCGACCAATGTGTGGCGTTTCCGCAAAGATGGGTCTGCCGCGAGTTCGGCGGGGCAGACAGTATCGCCCGGAGCTTCGGCGCTGCGCCGCTGGACATCGTTCGCGATGAACGGCTGAAGGCGGCCTTCGTCGCCGCCCCGGCGATGCCGGCCCTGTTCCTGCCTGACGGTCTGCGCGAAGTCCAAAAGCCGGTGGCACTCTGGGCGGCGGAGCTGGATCACATCGTGCCAGTGGAGCCGGACTTCGCAATCGTGAAGAGCGGGTTGCCGGTCATGCCAGTATCTCATATCGAGCCTGGCGCCGGACATTACTCATTCCTCGCGCCTTGCACAAAGAGCCAGCTGGCGGCGTTGCACGAAATCTGCACCGATACACCCGGCTTCGATCGGGCAGAATTTCATGCGCGCCTGAACGCAGCCGTCGTCGCCTTCTTCCGCCGAAATCTCTAG
- a CDS encoding helix-turn-helix domain-containing protein, with the protein MLFVPLPFVAALLLLILLVQMSLREQAASRHFRILVLLLCVLATVIGVRWGYGIERVLPAQAILASAVGPMAWVCFATFVAEPGNRSAYRFWPHILPSLLVTLLAVASPQWLDLTLIAIFACYAVALGRLASGGSDALDLARFDDAPLVHRSLQIMAATLLLAVIADSLIALDLRVFDGSYAATIVTVATIPLVLLLGAGAAIASRAPIPREPEAVQPAPASDDDTHIVARLAQLMQTQGLYRDHELNLSRLARRAGIPARHLSKAVNIVCGKNLSQYVNDFRIAEACRLLEKADIAVTTIVYDVGFLTKSNFNREFRRVTGMNPTEWRSCRMGGPVQVDSASRGFP; encoded by the coding sequence ATGCTCTTCGTTCCGTTGCCGTTCGTCGCGGCGCTGCTTCTGCTCATTCTTTTGGTACAGATGAGCCTTCGTGAGCAGGCTGCCAGCCGCCATTTCCGGATATTGGTCCTGTTGCTTTGCGTTCTTGCGACGGTCATCGGCGTGCGCTGGGGCTATGGGATCGAACGTGTCTTGCCGGCCCAGGCCATTCTTGCCTCTGCCGTCGGCCCCATGGCCTGGGTCTGTTTTGCAACCTTCGTCGCCGAGCCGGGCAACAGATCCGCCTATCGCTTCTGGCCGCACATTTTGCCGTCGCTGCTGGTGACACTCCTTGCCGTCGCCTCACCACAATGGCTCGATCTGACCCTCATCGCCATCTTCGCTTGTTATGCGGTCGCCCTTGGACGTCTCGCATCGGGGGGCTCGGACGCGCTCGACCTTGCGCGTTTCGACGATGCCCCTCTCGTTCATCGGTCGCTGCAGATCATGGCTGCGACGCTGTTGCTTGCGGTCATCGCGGACAGCTTGATCGCATTGGACCTGCGCGTGTTCGACGGTTCGTATGCCGCCACGATCGTCACCGTTGCGACGATCCCCCTCGTGCTTTTGCTCGGGGCCGGGGCTGCGATCGCATCCCGAGCTCCGATCCCGCGCGAGCCCGAAGCCGTGCAGCCGGCGCCGGCATCCGACGACGACACCCATATTGTTGCGCGCCTGGCGCAACTGATGCAGACGCAAGGGCTCTATCGCGACCATGAGCTCAACCTTAGCCGGCTGGCGCGCAGGGCAGGCATTCCCGCCCGTCACCTGTCGAAGGCCGTCAACATCGTTTGCGGCAAGAACCTCTCGCAGTATGTCAACGATTTCCGGATCGCGGAGGCCTGCCGGCTCCTCGAAAAAGCCGATATCGCCGTCACCACGATCGTCTACGACGTAGGCTTTCTGACGAAATCCAATTTCAATCGTGAATTCCGGCGCGTGACCGGCATGAACCCGACAGAGTGGCGTTCATGCCGGATGGGTGGTCCTGTTCAAGTAGACAGCGCTAGCCGGGGCTTCCCCTGA
- a CDS encoding NADPH-dependent FMN reductase: MKILAISGSTRQLSTNTALLRAFQALAPADVAIDVFDRIGELPVFSPDLEGPNTPESVIRFIEKISASDGLIISSPEYVRSIPGGLKNAIDWLVSGEAVIGKPIALAHASHRGEDMLAALRTVLSTVSSNFSESIFFRFPVIKQAPDAIRESLMTSANRSGAEKFLKDFAAFCRSQKSEIPDAIDI; the protein is encoded by the coding sequence ATGAAGATATTGGCGATTTCGGGCAGCACACGTCAGCTATCCACCAACACGGCCTTGTTAAGGGCTTTCCAAGCCTTGGCACCGGCCGATGTCGCAATCGATGTCTTTGACCGGATCGGTGAGTTGCCGGTCTTTTCTCCTGACCTTGAGGGCCCGAATACCCCAGAAAGCGTCATCCGGTTCATCGAAAAAATTTCCGCGAGTGATGGGCTGATCATTTCGAGCCCCGAATATGTTCGCAGCATTCCCGGTGGCCTCAAAAACGCGATCGACTGGCTTGTCTCCGGTGAGGCGGTGATCGGAAAACCAATAGCCCTCGCCCATGCTTCGCACCGAGGCGAGGACATGCTGGCGGCGCTGCGAACGGTACTTTCGACCGTAAGCTCGAATTTCTCCGAGAGTATTTTCTTTCGATTTCCGGTGATCAAGCAGGCGCCGGACGCAATCAGGGAAAGCCTCATGACTTCGGCTAATCGTTCCGGGGCGGAGAAATTCCTCAAGGACTTTGCAGCGTTCTGCCGGAGCCAGAAAAGCGAGATTCCAGACGCTATTGATATTTGA